A part of Setaria viridis chromosome 8, Setaria_viridis_v4.0, whole genome shotgun sequence genomic DNA contains:
- the LOC117834014 gene encoding uncharacterized protein, whose product MVKEFHLRNKSVSYTKAQIQDKECQLKRDYKMLKAARMQSGSKWNEQRNMVEGSTSMWENLIVTFPKIKKFQNNKASFPLFDTLGELYDGHMAEETYNFTSIESEHVEEPLQQIDVVEEEAEEEALQEIHEIRDEEDEEKDARDKEEEARSGQRRMAASRKKPEKEGQRPRKSAKLKL is encoded by the exons ATGGTGAAGGAGTTCCATCTGAGAAACAAGTCTGTCTCGTACACAAAGGCACAAATTCAAGATAAAGAATGTCAGCTTAAGAGAGACTACAAGATGCTCAAAGCGGCAAGAATGCAAAGTGGGTCAAAATGGAATGAGCAAAGAAATATGGTTGAAGGATCAACCTCAATGTGGGAGAACCTCATAGTG ACTTTTCCCAAAATCAAGAAGTTTCAAAACAACAAGGCAAGCTTTCCGCTCTTTGATACTTTGGGAGAACTCTATGATG GTCATATGGCTGAAGAGACATACAATTTCACTTCTATTGAGTCAGAACATGTGGAAGAGCCCCTTCAACAAATTGATGTTGTAGAGGAAGAAGCTGAGGAAGAAGCCCTACAGGAAATTCATGAGATAcgtgatgaagaggatgaagaaaaaGATGCAAGAGATAaagaagaggaggcaagaagtgGACAACGAAGAATGGctgcatcaagaaagaaaccagAAAAGGAAGGACAAAGGCCTAGAAagagtgcaaaattgaagctaTGA
- the LOC140220169 gene encoding uncharacterized protein, whose protein sequence is MAFSFHGRAVAGAAPSYNTTAPLLLLLNKTGCATPAATLVANFTVSSDLRTTERLMVTTTVLMTVLGAALFALCLLARLSGRHRGHSTATCIFFRASFALFLPFMSYMFSQARSKGAPARACLILLWMLLVELLRKKVYAMVAPEGDAFARGVGRYSFFDAVEEAARMVWIGYLVYSYVDDAVVKSFFVILWIFSVVKLCKRASCIELAKRSFDLARNASLISGYMAQLVLADQQHLGLGPLDGDAVDGGGERSNNILSTCNYVVMGESQMRREETPYGLQLPELASILECQLRHHRDGSLTEEESTVAETSKLVRVCTVWQLSESDPVFRYHERRRHKLQETCLGLALFKLLRRRLEGHHMVEAGAGGGRRQARDLVRWGLLQELGAERAFDVVEQELTFLDEYYQAIIPLALPKPKLFFANFAFSIFFILVYCIAVMLVTGNGDMFHVLASLLRGLVDLSADMVLQYRCFLHQASFLVGMVLSSSDLIITFLLTITLLTVETYEFIHYLLSDWHLASVLCNYARKPALQKQARVRRAVEAALWVKVRSNPVIKVHQFTLLKTHQLHPRRIWMLLSRLLKRRLVGLPDVAVTAEAKKAIVEVLKTVLDRPDGHSRFTNGREALRRNSFEHLEWACDDSGGGATVILVWHLATLLLETRNDDRGQHQLPPAGEAAVTLSRYCAYLVAYEPGLLPDDPAWTDRKYRDMRAELASFFRSCCTTTHRRDRLMATGFHHGDQKEHSSSKLMAKGVMLAKELEKAAGGSTAPYAQHERVWGMLLELWAELLVFVARAPSGGPDAHALALANGGEFITHIWAMLTHAGLGTDDSTRDIPITQELPTIREIPIRADGRAV, encoded by the coding sequence ATGGCGTTCTCATTCCACGGCCGGGCTgtggccggcgccgcgccgagcTACAACACGACCGCTCCCTTGCTGCTTCTGCTGAACAAGACGGGGTGCGCCACGCCGGCCGCCACGCTGGTGGCCAACTTCACGGTGTCCAGCGACCTGCGCACCACCGAGCGGCTCATGGTGACCACGACGGTGCTCATGACCGTCCTCGGCGCGGCGCTGTTCGCGCTGTGCCTCCTGGCGCGGCTCTCCGGCAGGCACCGCGGCCACTCCACGGCGACGTGCATCTTCTTCCGCGCCTCCTTCGCGCTCTTCCTGCCCTTCATGTCCTACATGTTCTCCCAGGCGCGCAGCAAGGGCGCCCCCGCGCGTGCCTGCCTCATCCTCCTTTGGATGCTCCTCGTGGAGCTCCTCCGCAAGAAGGTGTACGCCATGGTGGCCCCCGAGGGCGACGCCTTCGCGCGCGGGGTCGGGCGCTACTCCTTCTTCGACGCTGTCGAGGAGGCCGCGCGCATGGTTTGGATCGGCTACCTCGTCTACTCCTACGTGGATGACGCCGTCGTCAAGTCCTTCTTCGTCATCCTCTGGATCTTCAGCGTCGTCAAGCTGTGCAAGCGGGCGAGCTGCATCGAGCTCGCAAAGCGCTCCTTCGACCTCGCCAGGAACGCCAGCCTCATCTCTGGCTACATGGCGCAGCTCGTTCTCGCCGACCAGCAGCACCTCGGTCTCGGTCCCCTTGATGGTGACGCCGTCGACGGTGGAGGAGAACGGAGCAACAACATCCTCAGCACGTGCAACTACGTGGTCATGGGGGAAAGCCAGATGAGAAGAGAGGAGACACCCTATGGACTCCAGCTCCCAGAGCTCGCTAGCATCCTCGAATGCCAGCTCAGGCACCATCGTGATGGCTCGTTAACCGAGGAGGAGTCGACGGTGGCTGAGACGTCAAAGCTGGTCCGAGTGTGCACGGTCTGGCAGCTCTCCGAGAGCGACCCGGTGTTCCGGTACCACGAGCGGCGGAGGCACAAGCTGCAGGAGACATGCCTCGGGCTAGCGCTCTTCAAGCTGCTCCGTCGAAGGCTGGAGGGCCACCACATGGTAGAGGCCGGTGCCGGCGGTGGCCGAAGGCAGGCGCGCGACCTCGTGCGGTGGGGCCTCCTGCAGGAGCTCGGCGCGGAGCGGGCCTTCGACGTGGTGGAGCAGGAGCTCACCTTCCTGGACGAGTATTACCAGGCCATCATCCCGTTGGCACTACCCAAGCCCAAGCTCTTCTTCGCCAACTTCGCCTtctccatcttcttcatccttgTCTACTGCATCGCCGTGATGCTCGTCACCGGCAACGGGGACATGTTCCACGTGCTGGCATCCCTCCTCCGTGGACTCGTCGACTTGTCCGCTGACATGGTCCTCCAGTACCGGTGCTTCCTCCACCAGGCGTCCTTCCTCGTCGGCATGGTGCTCTCCTCCTCCGACCTCATCATCACCTTCCTCCTCACCATCACCCTCCTCACCGTCGAGACCTACGAGTTCATCCATTACCTGCTCTCCGACTGGCACCTGGCGTCCGTGCTCTGCAACTACGCCCGCAAGCCGGCCCTGCAGAAGCAGGCCCGCGTCCGCAGGGCCGTCGAGGCGGCATTGTGGGTCAAGGTGCGCTCCAACCCTGTCATCAAGGTCCACCAGTTCACCCTGCTCAAGACCCACCAGCTCCACCCACGCCGGATCTGGATGCTACTCTCCCGCCTGCTCAAGAGGCGCCTCGTCGGCCTCCCCGACGTCGCCGTGACGGCCGAGGCCAAGAAGGCCATCGTCGAGGTCCTCAAGACCGTCCTCGACCGCCCCGACGGGCACAGCCGATTCACCAATGGCAGGGAGGCGTTGCGGCGCAACAGCTTCGAGCATCTTGAGTGGGCATGcgacgacagcggcggcggcgccacggtgATCTTGGTGTGGCACCTGGCGACACTGCTGCTGGAGACGAGGAACGATGACCGGGGGCAGCACCAgctgccgcccgccggcgaggcggccgtgACGCTATCGAGGTACTGCGCGTACCTGGTGGCCTACGAGCCGGGGCTCCTGCCAGACGACCCGGCGTGGACGGACAGGAAGTACAGGGACATGAGGGCGGAGCTCGCCAGCTTCTTCCGCAGCTGCTGCACGACCACGCATCGCCGGGACCGGCTGATGGCCACGGGGTTCCACCATGGGGACCAAAAGGAGCACTCGAGTTCGAAGCTAATGGCGAAGGGCGTGATGCTGGCCAAGGAGCTCGAGAaagcggccggcggcagcacggcacCGTACGCGCAGCACGAGAGGGTGTGGGGGATGCTGCTGGAGCTGTGGGCGGAGCTGCTCGTCTTCGTGGCCCGGGCGCCGTCCGGGGGGCCGGACGCGCACGCGCTGGCACTGGCCAACGGCGGCGAGTTCATCACCCATATCTGGGCAATGCTCACCCACGCCGGCCTCGGCACAGACGATTCCACCAGAGACATCCCCATAACTCAGGAACTCCCAACCATCCGAGAAATCCCCATTAGAGCCGACGGTAGGGCCGTCTGA
- the LOC117866307 gene encoding uncharacterized protein, with product MQPRPEDAMEEVEAEAAPKAAAGPELGFWLAARRRLTPDDPFFAAGDLERELLAKHVALDLSEDDRNQLEKMEVASTCTVFCPIAGCGAHLDCLEDFEDHYVTRHTASCSVCSRVYPTSRLLSIHVSEAHDSYFQAKVARGFPMYECLVEGCGVKLKSYKSRQQHLIDKHQFPKSFEFFKKARPSQRHRQKSQRRQTAHKGEETRDNLMDVDGKGTSQTNWRYRPKQHDHKESKGNERQHQEVKENEMEVEQKIDELISAVSKLSTADSTPANVTFGHRRSRGLTFVPRAIRQNKQAASQPEAK from the exons ATGCAGCCGAGGCCGGAGGACGccatggaggaggtggaggccgaggcggcgcccaaggcggcggcggggccggagctAGGGTTCTGgctcgcggcgcggcggcggctgacaCCCGACGACCCCTTCTTCGCCGCCGGGGACCTCGAGCGCGAGCTCCTCGCCAAGCAC GTGGCCTTGGATCTCTCAGAGGATGACCGGAACCAGCTTGAGAAGATGGAAGTAGCCAGCACATG TACTGTGTTTTGCCCGATTGCTGGTTGTGGTGCCCATCTAGATTGTTTGGAGGACTTTGAGGACCACTATGTCACTCGACATACTGCATCATGCTCTGTATGTTCTAGAGTATATCCAACCTCAAGGTTGCTTAGCATTCATGTGTCTGAGGCACATGATTCGTATTTCCAAGCAAAAGTTGCCCGTGGTTTTCCAATG TACGAGTGTTTGGTGGAGGGTTGTGGGGTGAAGTTGAAGAGTTACAAAAGTCGGCAGCAGCACCTCATTGATAAGCATCAATTCCCCAAGTCATTCGAGTTCTTCAAGAAGGCAAGGCCCTCCCAACGCCACCGGCAGAAATCCCAGAGGCGGCAAACTGCCCACAAGGGAGAAGAGACAAGGGATAACTTGATGGATGTAGATGGAAAAGGCACGAGCCAAACAAACTGGAGGTATCGACCGAAGCAGCATGACCACAAAGAGTCAAAAGGGAACGAGCGTCAGCACCAGGAGGTCAAGGAGAACGAAATGGAGGTCGAACAGAAGATCGACGAGCTGATTTCTGCTGTGTCGAAACTGAGCACAGCGGATTCCACCCCTGCTAATGTCACCTTTGGCCACCGTCGCTCCCGTGGTCTTACATTTGTTCCGAGGGCAATCAGGCAGAACAAGCAGGCGGCCTCCCAACCAGAAGCAAAATGA